The following are encoded together in the Acidovorax sp. KKS102 genome:
- a CDS encoding cupin domain-containing protein — MTPEQFADELAREGFEPAVTVTREAGGMLGDHTHPFEAKALILSGDIRIATATSERVYQAGDVFHLAAEEPHSEFYGMLGVQYLVGRKTRTAA, encoded by the coding sequence ATGACCCCCGAACAATTTGCAGACGAACTGGCCCGCGAGGGCTTCGAGCCCGCCGTCACCGTGACCCGCGAGGCCGGCGGCATGCTGGGCGACCACACGCACCCGTTCGAGGCCAAGGCGCTGATCCTGTCGGGCGATATCCGCATCGCCACGGCTACGTCAGAACGCGTGTACCAGGCGGGCGATGTTTTTCACCTGGCGGCCGAAGAGCCACACTCGGAGTTTTACGGAATGCTGGGCGTGCAGTACCTGGTGGGGCGCAAGACGCGGACAGCGGCCTGA
- the priA gene encoding primosomal protein N': MPTYIVHVALQTPSHSGVGDLLSYASERPLSPGTLVRVPLGTREVLGVVWDADEAPGELPDGATLRPIAGVLEGVAPLDAPWRRLVGFAARYYQRALGEVALAALPPQLRDLRPEQLARRLRRPAKGAGDASGTIENIALTAEQESARARISAEKGPFLLFGSTGSGKTEVYLRCVQEMLEADPTAQALVMVPEINLTPQLEERFAGRFAPRFGPGAVVSLHSGMTNPQRLASWLAAHGGSARIVLGTRMAVFASLPGLRLIVVDEEHDPSYKQQEGARYSARDLAIWRGREQGAKVILGSATPSLESWHASRPPTAEDPEGGRYVRLHMPSRIGAGALARVRRVDMNQQPRRTVFSAPLLQAITERVARGEQSMILLNRRGYAPVLHCVDCGWKSDCPHCSAHQVFHKTDRTLRCHHCGYTVRVPFHCPTCGSPDIHPMGKGTEQLEEQLGTLLREVLRPDRTPARIARIDADTTKAKGALEAQLAQVHSGEVDVLVGTQMIAKGHDFRRITLVAAVQPDGALFSSDFRAAERLFALLMQAAGRAGRDAAYMAAQAVHGTQPEMWVQSFHPQHAVFEALRKHDYEAFAAQQLKEREEAAMPPFSYQALVRADARTQEVAQGFLTAATAAAHAAQLPGLPDGTVILFPPVPLTIQRVANVERAQMLMESSSRATLQRFLAAWQPILQATRSQPEHKGLIRWLVDVDPLAI, from the coding sequence ATGCCCACCTACATCGTCCACGTTGCCCTGCAAACGCCCTCGCACAGCGGGGTCGGCGACTTGCTGAGCTACGCCAGTGAGCGCCCGCTCTCACCCGGAACGCTGGTGCGTGTGCCCCTGGGCACGCGCGAGGTGCTGGGCGTGGTGTGGGATGCCGACGAGGCCCCTGGCGAGCTGCCTGATGGCGCCACCCTGCGCCCCATCGCCGGCGTGCTGGAGGGTGTGGCGCCCCTGGATGCGCCGTGGCGCCGACTGGTGGGGTTTGCGGCGCGCTACTACCAGCGGGCCTTGGGCGAGGTGGCGCTGGCCGCGCTGCCCCCCCAGCTGCGCGACCTGCGCCCCGAGCAGTTGGCGCGGCGGCTGCGGCGCCCGGCCAAGGGCGCTGGAGACGCCTCAGGCACTATTGAAAACATAGCACTCACCGCAGAGCAGGAAAGCGCCAGGGCCCGAATTTCTGCAGAAAAAGGGCCCTTCCTGCTGTTTGGCAGCACCGGCAGCGGCAAGACCGAGGTGTATCTGCGCTGCGTGCAGGAGATGCTGGAGGCCGACCCCACCGCCCAAGCGCTGGTGATGGTGCCCGAGATCAACCTCACGCCCCAGCTGGAGGAGCGGTTTGCAGGCCGCTTTGCGCCGCGCTTCGGCCCCGGCGCCGTGGTGTCGCTGCACAGCGGCATGACGAACCCGCAACGCCTGGCCAGCTGGCTGGCCGCCCATGGCGGCAGCGCACGCATCGTGCTGGGCACGCGCATGGCGGTGTTCGCCAGCCTGCCGGGGCTGAGGCTCATCGTGGTCGATGAGGAGCACGACCCCAGCTACAAGCAGCAAGAAGGCGCGCGCTACTCCGCCCGCGACCTGGCCATCTGGCGCGGACGCGAGCAGGGCGCGAAGGTGATCCTGGGCTCGGCCACGCCGTCGCTGGAGAGCTGGCACGCCAGCCGCCCGCCCACGGCCGAAGACCCCGAGGGCGGCCGCTACGTGCGCCTGCACATGCCCAGCCGCATCGGCGCCGGGGCCCTGGCCCGCGTACGCCGGGTGGACATGAACCAGCAGCCCCGCCGCACCGTGTTCAGCGCGCCGCTGCTGCAGGCCATCACCGAACGCGTGGCGCGCGGCGAGCAGAGCATGATCCTGCTGAACCGCCGGGGCTACGCGCCCGTGCTGCACTGCGTGGACTGCGGCTGGAAGAGCGACTGCCCGCACTGCAGCGCGCACCAGGTGTTTCACAAGACCGACCGCACCCTGCGCTGCCACCACTGCGGCTACACGGTGCGCGTGCCGTTTCACTGCCCGACCTGCGGCAGCCCCGACATCCACCCCATGGGCAAGGGCACCGAGCAGCTGGAGGAGCAGCTGGGCACGCTGCTGCGGGAGGTGCTGCGGCCCGACCGCACGCCCGCCCGCATCGCCCGCATCGACGCTGACACCACCAAAGCCAAAGGCGCGCTGGAGGCGCAACTGGCGCAGGTGCATTCGGGCGAGGTGGATGTGCTGGTGGGCACGCAGATGATTGCCAAGGGGCACGACTTTCGGCGCATCACGCTGGTGGCTGCGGTGCAGCCCGATGGCGCACTCTTCAGCAGCGACTTCCGCGCCGCAGAACGGCTGTTTGCCCTGCTGATGCAGGCCGCAGGCCGCGCCGGGCGCGACGCCGCCTACATGGCCGCCCAAGCGGTGCACGGCACGCAGCCTGAGATGTGGGTGCAGAGCTTTCACCCCCAGCACGCCGTGTTCGAGGCGCTGCGCAAGCACGACTACGAAGCCTTCGCCGCCCAGCAGCTCAAGGAGCGCGAAGAGGCGGCCATGCCCCCGTTCTCGTACCAGGCGCTGGTGCGGGCCGATGCGCGCACGCAGGAGGTGGCGCAGGGCTTTCTGACCGCGGCCACCGCCGCCGCCCACGCCGCGCAGTTGCCAGGTTTGCCCGATGGCACAGTGATCCTGTTCCCGCCCGTGCCGCTCACGATCCAGCGCGTTGCCAATGTGGAGCGCGCCCAGATGCTGATGGAGAGCAGCAGCCGCGCCACCCTGCAGCGCTTTCTGGCCGCCTGGCAGCCGATATTGCAAGCCACGCGCAGCCAGCCGGAGCACAAGGGGTTGATCCGCTGGCTGGTGGACGTGGACCCACTAGCCATCTAA
- a CDS encoding ABC transporter substrate-binding protein, which yields MNPVTPPSIALTAATPRAVHGRLPLPAWAACAALAVAGVLAGAALLPRAAHAQAGGNAPARIGVVGPFTGPSADFGVPMLNGIKLAVDEINAVGGYLGRPLELVIKDDRADPDQGRKVSQELLAEKVVATIGFCNTGVALKAIDLFQDAKSPLIVPCATGTAVTAKYPAPDSYIFRVQARDAIQAPFLVDDIVKRGWDKVAIFADKTGYGEGGYNDVVAALAAKNLKPVHVARFDLGVKDLTAELTAARNAGANVVYSYTVGPENATIANGKKALGWKVPQVGPWPLSFPFFLEGAKDAAEGALMVQTFIAEPSNERRASFLSSYTRKYHGKVAVPMAAANAYDATYLLMYSFLGIRDGNLNGKAIKESLEGKMKTYYGVVTTYDKPFSAQDKDAITRNMLVMGVVKNGAITFAYPEDAKRNLIVQRKQ from the coding sequence ATGAACCCTGTGACCCCGCCTTCCATCGCTTTGACCGCCGCTACGCCCCGGGCGGTCCACGGTCGGTTGCCCCTGCCTGCTTGGGCCGCATGCGCCGCCCTGGCGGTTGCCGGCGTGCTGGCGGGCGCGGCGCTGCTGCCACGGGCGGCGCATGCGCAGGCGGGGGGTAACGCCCCCGCGCGCATCGGCGTGGTAGGGCCGTTCACCGGGCCGTCGGCGGACTTCGGTGTGCCCATGCTCAATGGCATCAAGCTGGCGGTGGATGAGATCAATGCCGTGGGCGGCTACCTCGGCCGCCCGCTGGAGCTGGTCATCAAGGACGACAGGGCCGACCCCGACCAGGGCCGCAAGGTGTCGCAGGAGCTGCTGGCCGAGAAGGTTGTCGCCACCATCGGCTTTTGCAACACCGGCGTGGCGCTCAAGGCCATCGATCTGTTCCAGGACGCCAAAAGCCCGCTCATCGTGCCCTGCGCCACGGGCACGGCCGTCACGGCCAAATACCCCGCGCCCGACAGCTACATCTTCCGCGTGCAGGCGCGCGACGCGATCCAGGCGCCCTTTCTGGTGGACGACATCGTCAAACGCGGCTGGGACAAGGTCGCCATCTTTGCCGACAAGACCGGTTATGGCGAAGGCGGCTACAACGACGTGGTGGCCGCGCTGGCGGCCAAGAACCTCAAACCCGTGCATGTGGCGCGCTTTGACCTGGGGGTGAAGGACCTGACGGCCGAGCTGACTGCGGCGCGCAACGCGGGCGCCAACGTGGTCTACAGCTACACCGTGGGGCCGGAGAACGCCACCATTGCCAACGGCAAGAAGGCGCTTGGCTGGAAGGTGCCGCAGGTGGGGCCATGGCCGCTGTCCTTCCCGTTTTTCCTCGAAGGCGCCAAGGACGCGGCCGAGGGCGCGCTCATGGTGCAGACCTTCATCGCCGAGCCCAGCAACGAGCGCCGGGCATCGTTCCTGTCGAGCTACACCCGCAAGTACCACGGCAAGGTGGCCGTGCCCATGGCGGCAGCCAACGCCTACGACGCCACCTACCTGCTGATGTACTCCTTCCTCGGCATCCGAGACGGCAACCTGAACGGCAAGGCCATCAAGGAGTCGCTGGAGGGCAAGATGAAGACCTACTACGGCGTGGTCACCACCTACGACAAGCCCTTCAGCGCGCAGGACAAGGATGCGATCACGCGCAACATGCTGGTCATGGGCGTGGTCAAGAACGGCGCGATCACCTTTGCCTACCCCGAGGACGCCAAGCGCAACCTCATCGTGCAGCGCAAGCAATAA
- the hemE gene encoding uroporphyrinogen decarboxylase, whose product MTFAPLANDTFLRACRRQATDYTPLWLMRQAGRYLPEYKATRAQAGSFMGLATNVDYATEVTLQPLERFPLDAAILFSDILTVPDAMGLGLSFAEGEGPRFAKQVRDEAAVAELAVPDMDKLRYVFDAVTSIRKALNGRVPLIGFSGSPWTLACYMVEGKGSDDYRLVKTLMYSRPDLMHRILAINADSVAAYLNAQIDAGAQAVMIFDSWGGVLADGAFQEFSLAYTKRVLGQLKRTGVDGTDVPRIVFTKGGGIWLEDMKDIDCEVLGLDWTAHLGKARSIVGGQVGGPGKALQGNIDPNVLFAPPAQIVTQVHAVLDSFGKPHTDRSTTGPTHIFNLGHGISQFTPPEHVAALVEAVHSHSRAQRQG is encoded by the coding sequence ATGACCTTCGCCCCCCTTGCCAACGACACCTTCCTGCGTGCCTGCCGTCGTCAGGCCACCGACTACACACCCCTGTGGCTCATGCGCCAGGCGGGGCGCTATCTGCCGGAGTACAAGGCCACGCGCGCCCAGGCGGGCAGCTTCATGGGACTGGCCACCAATGTGGACTACGCCACGGAAGTGACCCTGCAGCCGCTGGAGCGTTTTCCCCTGGACGCGGCCATCCTGTTCAGCGACATCCTCACCGTGCCCGACGCGATGGGCCTGGGCCTGAGCTTTGCCGAGGGCGAAGGCCCACGCTTTGCCAAGCAGGTGCGCGACGAGGCCGCAGTGGCCGAACTGGCCGTGCCCGACATGGACAAGCTGCGCTACGTGTTTGACGCCGTGACCAGCATCCGTAAGGCCCTCAACGGCCGCGTCCCGCTGATTGGCTTCTCGGGCAGCCCCTGGACGCTGGCCTGCTACATGGTCGAGGGCAAGGGATCGGACGACTACCGTCTGGTCAAGACGCTGATGTACAGCCGCCCCGACCTGATGCACCGCATCCTGGCCATCAACGCTGACAGCGTAGCCGCCTACCTCAACGCCCAGATCGACGCGGGCGCCCAGGCCGTGATGATTTTTGACAGCTGGGGCGGCGTGCTGGCCGATGGCGCCTTCCAGGAATTCAGCCTGGCGTATACCAAGCGCGTGCTGGGGCAGCTCAAGCGCACCGGCGTGGATGGCACGGACGTGCCGCGCATCGTCTTCACCAAGGGCGGCGGCATCTGGCTGGAAGACATGAAGGACATCGACTGCGAGGTGCTGGGCCTGGACTGGACGGCCCACCTGGGCAAGGCGCGCTCCATCGTCGGCGGGCAGGTCGGCGGCCCCGGCAAGGCGCTGCAGGGCAACATCGACCCCAACGTGCTGTTTGCGCCGCCCGCGCAGATCGTCACCCAGGTGCATGCCGTGCTCGACAGCTTTGGCAAGCCCCACACCGACCGCAGCACCACCGGCCCCACGCACATCTTCAACCTGGGCCATGGCATCAGCCAGTTCACCCCGCCCGAGCATGTGGCGGCATTAGTGGAGGCTGTGCACAGCCACTCGCGCGCGCAGCGCCAGGGCTGA
- a CDS encoding gamma-glutamyltransferase family protein — MRKRNIALWALTPVAVALVLSGCGSGSDNDLAVDNNAQSCSVVSSSGSAVVVGSGVAGDPAAPEAASGYRLGYKAKQSSKYMVVANTPLATKAGCDVLKAGGTAVDAAVAVQAVLGLVEPQSSTLAGSAFMMYYDANTKKVVAYDGRETAPAAANGYYLVRQDQGDASSPAPVPSARRSGRSIGVPGVMRMLDMAHKEHGKLGWDKLFDEGIQLATNGYRIPGRMGDAIKGNAASLALDANAVAAFFNADGTPKATGTVTTNLPYAQTLRTLASGGANALYSGPLAEAIVAKAAQSVGDDAAKTPITPSLMTVNDLKNYQAKKREPVCTTYRASYYVCTMSPPSSGGIAIAQALGILENFDLSKYGPTNPTNEGGVPSVMGVHLVSEAERLAYADRDKYVADTDFIPLPGKGVSTMLDKAYLKQRAALIQPDGKSLGTASAGALGDVPLGVDKTVERGTTHFSIVDAYGNVVSMTSTVESSMGSFHMVGGFLLTNQLTDFSAQPADGAGVPIANRVAPGKRPRSTMAPTLVFKGTEPGDFVMATGSPGGGTIIQYVLKTVVGAVDWNLDAQQATSLVNFGATNSTTTNVDGANTALDLTGLIDGLKAKGHTVNNAAQSSGVSTIMRVNRNGQTRLEGGVDPRREGIVLGDGAL; from the coding sequence ATGAGGAAGAGGAATATTGCGCTGTGGGCACTCACGCCCGTGGCCGTTGCGCTGGTGCTGTCGGGCTGTGGCAGCGGCTCGGACAACGACCTGGCCGTGGACAACAATGCCCAGAGCTGCTCGGTGGTGTCCAGCTCCGGATCGGCCGTGGTGGTGGGCTCTGGCGTGGCGGGCGACCCGGCCGCGCCCGAGGCGGCATCGGGCTACCGTCTGGGCTACAAGGCCAAGCAATCGAGCAAATACATGGTGGTGGCCAACACCCCGCTGGCCACCAAGGCCGGCTGCGACGTGCTCAAGGCCGGCGGCACGGCGGTGGACGCCGCCGTGGCCGTGCAGGCCGTGCTGGGCCTGGTGGAGCCGCAGTCCAGCACGCTGGCGGGCAGCGCCTTCATGATGTACTACGACGCCAACACCAAGAAGGTCGTGGCGTACGACGGCCGCGAGACCGCCCCTGCTGCCGCCAACGGCTACTACCTGGTACGCCAGGACCAGGGCGATGCCTCGTCCCCCGCGCCCGTGCCCAGCGCCCGGCGCAGCGGCCGCTCCATTGGCGTGCCTGGCGTGATGCGCATGCTGGACATGGCCCACAAGGAACACGGCAAGCTGGGCTGGGACAAGCTGTTCGACGAAGGCATCCAGCTGGCCACCAACGGCTACCGCATTCCGGGCCGCATGGGCGACGCCATCAAGGGCAACGCCGCCAGCCTGGCGCTGGATGCGAATGCGGTCGCCGCCTTCTTCAATGCCGACGGCACACCCAAGGCCACCGGCACCGTGACGACCAACCTGCCGTATGCACAGACGCTGCGCACGCTGGCCAGCGGCGGCGCCAACGCCCTGTACTCCGGCCCTCTGGCCGAAGCGATCGTTGCCAAGGCGGCCCAGTCGGTGGGTGACGATGCGGCCAAGACGCCCATCACCCCCAGCCTGATGACGGTGAACGACCTCAAGAACTACCAGGCCAAGAAGCGCGAACCGGTGTGCACCACCTACCGCGCAAGCTACTACGTCTGCACCATGTCGCCCCCGTCGTCGGGCGGTATTGCCATTGCGCAGGCGCTGGGCATTCTGGAGAACTTCGACCTTTCCAAATACGGCCCCACCAACCCGACCAACGAAGGCGGCGTACCGAGCGTGATGGGCGTGCACCTAGTGTCCGAGGCAGAGCGCCTGGCTTATGCCGACCGCGACAAGTACGTGGCCGACACCGACTTCATCCCGCTGCCCGGCAAGGGCGTGTCCACCATGCTGGACAAGGCCTACCTCAAGCAGCGCGCGGCGCTGATCCAGCCGGACGGCAAGTCGCTGGGAACGGCGTCGGCAGGGGCGCTGGGCGATGTGCCTCTGGGCGTGGACAAGACGGTGGAGCGCGGCACGACGCACTTCTCCATCGTGGATGCCTACGGCAACGTGGTGTCGATGACCTCCACGGTCGAGTCCAGCATGGGCTCGTTCCACATGGTGGGCGGCTTCCTGCTGACCAACCAGCTTACCGACTTCTCGGCCCAGCCGGCTGACGGCGCCGGTGTGCCCATTGCCAACCGCGTGGCGCCCGGCAAGCGCCCCCGCAGCACCATGGCGCCCACGCTGGTGTTCAAGGGCACGGAGCCGGGTGATTTCGTGATGGCCACGGGCTCGCCCGGCGGCGGCACCATCATCCAGTACGTGCTCAAGACCGTGGTCGGCGCGGTGGACTGGAACCTCGATGCCCAGCAAGCCACGTCGCTGGTGAACTTTGGCGCCACCAACAGCACCACCACCAACGTGGACGGCGCCAACACGGCGCTGGACCTCACCGGGCTGATCGACGGCCTCAAGGCCAAGGGCCACACGGTGAACAACGCCGCGCAGTCGAGCGGCGTGTCCACCATCATGCGGGTCAACCGCAACGGCCAGACCCGGCTGGAAGGCGGGGTGGACCCCCGCCGTGAAGGCATCGTGCTGGGTGACGGCGCGCTGTAA
- a CDS encoding ATP-dependent helicase yields the protein MSAGLNLAQLQAVHYTDGACLVLAGAGSGKTRVITMKIAHMIEKGMDPKRIAAITFTNKAASEMRERAGHLIGRRAKDVLICTFHALGVRMVREDGHVLGLKPQFSILDADDVTGILKEASGGTTDMATARQWQWVISKWKNMGLTSEQALAQAADDNERIIATLMARYEERLAAYQSVDFDDLIGMPLRLLRDFPEVRAKWQAALGHVLVDEYQDTNATQYELLKLLVGEKGHFTAVGDDDQSIYGWRGATLDNLKKLPVDYPHLKVIKLEQNYRSTSAILRAANNVIGPNPKLFPKTLFSELGEGEPVRVVDADNEEHEAERAVARIQSLRAASNPPPDWKSFAILYRANHQAKPFEKALRKANIPYKVSGGTSFFDRAEIKDLCAWFRLWINNDDDPAFLRAITTPKRGIGHTTLAALGAFATQHKQSMFGALFNGMLPAAVPKRAMDGLHEFGRYINYLEYSARRTVGAEDARAFLNEWLKEIGYEQHLYDNEDSEKVAAARWSNVMEFCDWMAQRAGGQIDDTAGAVVAKETKSLLEVSQTIALLSTISEREQEQDMVTLSTLHASKGLEWPHVVLVGVTEGMLPFKLDDDEGRQQKVTDDVLQRLQEERRLMYVGITRAQRTLAVSWTKRRKKGREMVAAQPSRFIAEMGLDKTTAREDPREKLKALRAEFAAKAQATTAANAAAAANPAPTA from the coding sequence ATGTCTGCCGGTCTCAATCTCGCCCAGCTCCAGGCCGTTCACTACACCGACGGGGCCTGCCTCGTCCTGGCAGGGGCTGGCTCGGGCAAGACGCGGGTGATCACCATGAAGATCGCCCACATGATCGAAAAAGGGATGGACCCCAAGCGCATTGCGGCCATCACCTTCACGAACAAGGCGGCGTCTGAAATGCGCGAGCGCGCCGGGCACCTGATCGGCCGGCGCGCCAAGGACGTGCTGATCTGCACCTTCCACGCGCTGGGCGTGCGCATGGTGCGCGAGGACGGCCATGTGCTGGGCCTCAAGCCCCAGTTCAGCATCCTGGACGCCGACGATGTGACGGGCATCCTGAAGGAAGCCTCGGGCGGCACCACCGACATGGCCACGGCGCGCCAATGGCAGTGGGTGATCAGCAAGTGGAAGAACATGGGCCTGACCTCGGAGCAGGCGCTGGCCCAGGCGGCGGACGACAACGAACGCATCATCGCCACGCTGATGGCGCGCTATGAAGAACGCCTGGCGGCCTACCAGAGCGTGGACTTTGACGACCTGATCGGCATGCCGCTGCGCCTGCTGCGCGACTTCCCCGAAGTGCGCGCCAAGTGGCAGGCCGCGCTGGGCCATGTGCTGGTGGACGAATACCAGGACACCAACGCCACGCAGTACGAGCTGCTCAAGCTGCTGGTGGGCGAAAAGGGGCACTTCACGGCCGTGGGCGACGATGACCAGTCCATCTACGGCTGGCGTGGCGCCACGCTGGACAACCTCAAGAAACTGCCGGTGGACTACCCCCACCTCAAGGTCATCAAGCTGGAGCAGAACTACCGCTCCACCAGCGCCATCCTGCGCGCCGCCAACAACGTGATCGGCCCCAACCCCAAGCTGTTCCCCAAAACGCTGTTCAGCGAGCTGGGCGAAGGCGAGCCTGTGCGGGTGGTCGATGCCGACAACGAGGAGCACGAAGCCGAGCGCGCCGTGGCCCGCATCCAGAGCCTGCGCGCGGCCAGCAACCCGCCGCCGGACTGGAAGAGCTTCGCCATCCTGTACCGCGCCAACCACCAGGCCAAGCCGTTTGAAAAGGCGCTACGCAAGGCCAACATCCCCTACAAGGTCTCGGGCGGCACCAGCTTTTTTGACCGGGCGGAAATCAAGGACCTGTGCGCCTGGTTCCGTCTGTGGATCAACAACGACGACGATCCGGCGTTCCTGCGCGCCATCACCACACCCAAGCGCGGCATTGGCCACACCACGCTCGCAGCGCTGGGCGCGTTTGCCACGCAGCACAAGCAGAGCATGTTCGGTGCGCTGTTCAACGGCATGCTGCCGGCCGCCGTGCCCAAGCGCGCCATGGACGGTCTGCATGAGTTTGGCCGCTACATCAACTATTTGGAGTACAGCGCCCGCCGTACCGTCGGCGCCGAAGACGCCCGCGCCTTTCTGAACGAATGGCTCAAGGAAATCGGCTACGAGCAGCACCTGTACGACAACGAAGACAGCGAGAAGGTGGCCGCCGCCCGCTGGAGCAACGTGATGGAGTTCTGCGACTGGATGGCCCAGCGCGCGGGCGGGCAGATTGACGACACCGCAGGCGCCGTGGTGGCCAAGGAGACCAAGAGCCTGCTGGAGGTGTCGCAGACCATTGCGCTGCTCTCCACCATCAGCGAGCGCGAGCAGGAGCAGGACATGGTCACGCTCTCCACCCTGCACGCCAGTAAGGGGCTGGAGTGGCCGCATGTGGTGCTGGTAGGTGTGACCGAGGGCATGCTGCCCTTCAAGCTCGACGACGACGAAGGCCGCCAGCAGAAGGTGACCGACGACGTGCTGCAGCGCCTGCAGGAGGAGCGCCGCCTGATGTATGTGGGCATCACCCGCGCCCAGCGTACCCTGGCCGTGAGCTGGACCAAGCGCCGCAAGAAGGGCCGCGAAATGGTGGCCGCACAGCCCAGCCGCTTCATCGCCGAAATGGGCCTGGACAAGACCACCGCCCGCGAAGACCCGCGCGAAAAGCTCAAGGCCCTGCGCGCCGAGTTTGCAGCCAAGGCACAGGCCACCACGGCGGCCAACGCCGCTGCGGCCGCCAACCCGGCGCCCACCGCCTGA
- a CDS encoding AEC family transporter, with protein MLSVLLVTFPFFALVLCGYLAARRSVLPQPAIPGLNAFVLYFALPCMLYRFGASTPIHQLLDPAVAGVYLLCALVMVFATVALTRNARIGWNDAAFGALVAAFPNTGFMGVPLLVALLGAQSAGPAIVTIVVDMVITSSLCIALSRLDGAGTHGVGVALKNAFRGMATNPMPWSIALGALASALQFKLPGPVDKTIAMLADAASPVALFTIGAVLARSQMNQHEQVPARDYVPVALAKLLVHPLLVWGAGTAAMAMGVPLTPFALTVMVLLAALPSASNVSLLAEKFGANNGRVARIILVSTALAFLSFSAAVALLT; from the coding sequence GTGCTGTCCGTTCTGCTCGTCACCTTCCCCTTCTTCGCGCTCGTGCTCTGCGGCTACCTCGCCGCACGGCGCAGCGTGCTGCCGCAGCCTGCCATCCCGGGGCTCAACGCCTTCGTGCTGTACTTTGCGCTGCCCTGCATGCTGTACCGCTTTGGCGCCAGCACGCCCATCCACCAACTGCTGGACCCTGCGGTGGCGGGCGTGTATTTGCTGTGTGCCTTGGTGATGGTGTTCGCCACGGTGGCGCTCACGCGCAACGCGCGCATCGGCTGGAACGACGCGGCCTTTGGCGCGCTGGTGGCCGCCTTCCCCAACACCGGCTTCATGGGCGTGCCGCTGCTGGTGGCACTGCTGGGCGCGCAGAGCGCGGGCCCGGCCATCGTCACCATCGTGGTGGACATGGTCATCACCAGCTCGCTGTGCATCGCGCTCTCGCGCCTGGATGGTGCGGGCACCCACGGTGTGGGCGTGGCGCTGAAGAACGCCTTCAGGGGCATGGCCACCAACCCCATGCCCTGGTCGATTGCGTTGGGGGCGCTGGCGTCGGCGCTGCAGTTCAAGCTGCCCGGCCCGGTGGACAAGACCATCGCCATGCTGGCCGACGCGGCCTCGCCCGTCGCGCTGTTCACCATCGGCGCAGTGCTGGCCCGCTCGCAGATGAACCAGCACGAGCAGGTCCCTGCACGGGACTACGTGCCGGTGGCGCTGGCCAAGTTGCTGGTGCACCCGCTGCTGGTGTGGGGCGCAGGCACGGCGGCCATGGCGATGGGGGTACCGCTCACGCCCTTTGCGCTCACGGTGATGGTGCTGCTGGCGGCGCTGCCCAGCGCCAGCAACGTGTCGCTGCTGGCCGAGAAATTCGGCGCCAACAACGGGCGGGTGGCGCGCATCATCCTGGTGTCCACCGCGCTGGCGTTCTTGAGCTTCTCTGCCGCCGTTGCGCTGCTGACCTGA
- a CDS encoding helix-turn-helix transcriptional regulator yields MAMEHPAPPPAEPPTGPQALPASALQAPPGALADCVRAFFWRDLGRQPPHTPADTRVPPSPYPGIIWLTRGTARLVECAGTTTAAALPAITLSGAHRHPYHSVSSRDGDSFCLAFQPGALGLLTGQDLAPLTDRITDAVTWLPEEWHSFLTAVHTAPDHGARQALCVDFLTPRWAAVADRHAAWLQVLHQAWQRGARQALASTLDWTPRHLQRRTRQLTGLRPGEIERMLRAEHALLAMRDGNAGALDAALRHGYADQAHFSREARALFERPPAALKAHTQRPGDDADWLLRRS; encoded by the coding sequence ATGGCAATGGAACATCCCGCACCGCCGCCAGCGGAGCCACCCACCGGCCCGCAGGCGCTGCCCGCCTCGGCCCTGCAAGCCCCACCCGGCGCGCTCGCGGACTGCGTGCGCGCCTTTTTCTGGCGCGACCTGGGCCGCCAGCCACCCCACACCCCGGCGGACACGCGCGTGCCGCCCAGCCCCTATCCCGGCATCATCTGGCTCACGCGGGGCACGGCCCGGCTCGTGGAATGTGCGGGCACGACTACGGCAGCGGCCCTACCGGCCATCACGCTGTCGGGCGCACACCGTCATCCTTACCACTCGGTCTCCTCCCGCGATGGCGATTCGTTCTGCCTGGCGTTCCAGCCCGGCGCGCTGGGGCTGCTGACCGGGCAGGACCTGGCGCCGCTGACCGACCGCATCACGGACGCGGTGACCTGGCTGCCCGAGGAGTGGCACTCCTTTCTAACGGCCGTCCACACGGCGCCCGACCATGGGGCGCGCCAGGCGCTGTGCGTGGACTTTCTGACCCCGCGCTGGGCGGCGGTGGCCGACCGGCACGCCGCTTGGCTGCAGGTGCTGCACCAGGCATGGCAGCGCGGCGCACGCCAGGCCCTGGCCTCCACGCTGGACTGGACGCCCCGGCACCTGCAGCGCCGCACCCGGCAGCTAACGGGCCTGAGGCCGGGAGAGATTGAACGCATGCTGCGCGCCGAACATGCGCTGCTGGCCATGCGCGATGGCAACGCCGGGGCCCTCGACGCCGCGCTGCGCCATGGCTACGCCGACCAGGCGCATTTCAGCCGCGAGGCGCGTGCATTGTTCGAGAGGCCCCCCGCCGCACTCAAGGCCCACACCCAGCGGCCGGGCGACGATGCGGACTGGCTGCTGCGGCGCAGTTAA